Proteins co-encoded in one Symmachiella macrocystis genomic window:
- a CDS encoding molybdopterin molybdotransferase MoeA, giving the protein MTGGSSSHLDVRMRGFSARALVAQVREWIDQQCIPLSGEEVEIAEAHGRVLAADVVSTIDVPEFYRAAMDGYALRGAETTGAGDYNRLAFDIVGESLPGHAFAGGVQAGQAVRIMTGAPIPDGADAVLPAEYASENDNRVEISTAVAPQKHVAPRGEDVKQGTTIAAAGRRLRPQDVGLLASVGCATVPIIRQPRVRILATGNEIVQPGSERKPHQIFDANSHLLGGLIARDGGELESCSALADSREAIREALIAPGADVVLVTGGSSVGAEDHAPMVLAAEGELAIHGIAMRPSSPAGMGTIGKRLVFLLPGNPVSCLCAYDFFAGRAIRLLGGRSADWPYARRSVPVGRKIVSAVGRMDYVRVAIVDGRVEPLAVGGASILSSTTRADGFVIVPESSEGVAPGGEVTYYQYDSIS; this is encoded by the coding sequence ATGACCGGCGGTTCTTCCTCCCATCTCGATGTCCGCATGCGCGGTTTTTCCGCGCGGGCACTCGTTGCGCAGGTCCGGGAGTGGATCGATCAACAGTGCATTCCGCTCTCCGGCGAAGAGGTGGAGATAGCTGAAGCGCATGGTCGGGTGTTGGCGGCCGATGTTGTCTCGACCATCGACGTCCCCGAATTTTACCGTGCGGCGATGGACGGTTATGCATTGCGGGGCGCGGAGACGACCGGGGCGGGGGATTATAACCGGCTTGCCTTTGACATCGTGGGAGAATCGTTGCCGGGACATGCGTTCGCGGGCGGTGTGCAAGCCGGACAAGCGGTGCGGATCATGACCGGAGCCCCCATTCCCGACGGCGCCGATGCTGTGTTGCCAGCGGAGTATGCCAGCGAGAACGACAATCGTGTCGAGATCAGCACCGCCGTCGCTCCGCAGAAGCATGTCGCTCCCCGTGGTGAAGATGTCAAACAGGGCACAACAATTGCCGCCGCCGGCCGCCGCTTGCGTCCGCAGGATGTCGGTTTATTGGCGTCGGTGGGCTGCGCGACTGTGCCGATAATTCGACAACCGCGGGTAAGAATTCTGGCGACCGGAAACGAGATCGTACAACCGGGGAGTGAACGTAAGCCGCATCAGATCTTCGATGCTAATTCGCACCTACTCGGCGGACTGATTGCCCGAGATGGCGGCGAGCTGGAATCCTGTTCCGCGCTTGCCGATTCGCGAGAGGCGATTCGAGAAGCGCTGATCGCCCCGGGCGCCGATGTGGTGTTGGTGACCGGCGGGTCGAGTGTCGGTGCGGAGGATCATGCTCCGATGGTTTTAGCGGCCGAAGGCGAATTGGCGATTCACGGCATTGCCATGCGACCCTCCAGTCCGGCCGGCATGGGAACAATCGGCAAGCGGTTGGTGTTTTTATTACCTGGCAATCCGGTCTCGTGCCTCTGTGCGTATGACTTTTTCGCCGGCCGAGCAATCCGGTTGTTGGGCGGACGCAGTGCCGACTGGCCGTATGCTCGTCGAAGCGTACCGGTGGGACGTAAAATTGTTTCGGCTGTCGGCCGTATGGATTATGTCCGCGTGGCCATTGTCGATGGTCGCGTCGAACCATTGGCTGTCGGCGGCGCTTCGATCTTGTCCTCCACCACGCGGGCGGATGGCTTTGTCATTGTTCCCGAGTCGAGTGAAGGCGTCGCGCCGGGTGGTGAGGTGACGTATTATCAGTATGATTCGATCTCGTAA